A section of the Acanthopagrus latus isolate v.2019 chromosome 20, fAcaLat1.1, whole genome shotgun sequence genome encodes:
- the rab40b gene encoding ras-related protein Rab-40B isoform X2, which translates to MQNEGIDYKTTTILLDGRRVKLQLWDTSGQGRFCTIFRSYSRGAQGVILVYDITNRWSFDGIDRWIKEIDEHAPGVPKILVGNRLHLAYKRQVTTEQAQVYAEKLGVTFFEVSPLCNFNITESFTELARIVLLRHGMERLWRPNKVLSLQDLCCRSIVSCTPVHLVDKLPLPLALKSHLKSFSMANGLNARMMHGRSYSVTTNAATHHAATKRTGGALLKKPKLIRPPPLSPSAQSCRNSCKIS; encoded by the exons GGATCGACTACAAGACGACCACCATCCTGCTGGACGGGAGGAGAGTCAAGCTGCAGCTCTG gGACACGTCGGGTCAGGGTCGATTCTGCACTATCTTTAGATCTTACTCCAGAGGAGCACAG GGAGTGATTCTGGTGTATGACATCACCAACCGCTGGTCATTTGATGGAATCGACAGGTGGATCAAAGAGATAGACGAG CATGCCCCGGGAGTGCCCAAGATCCTGGTTGGGAACCGTCTCCACCTGGCCTACAAGCGCCAGGTGACCACCGAGCAGGCGCAGGTGTACGCAGAGAAGCTGGGCGTCACCTTCTTCGAGGTCAGCCCGCTGTGCAACTTCAACATCACCGAGTCGTTCACGGAGCTCGCTCGCATCGTCCTCCTGAGGCACGGCATGGAGCGGCTGTGGAGACCCAACAAAG TGTTGAGTCTTCAGGACCTCTGCTGTCGCTCCATCGTCTCGTGCACTCCGGTCCACCTGGTTGATAAGCTCCCCCTCCCACTGGCTCTAAAGTCCCACCTGAAGTCCTTCTCCATGGCCAACGGCCTCAACGCTCGCATGATGCACGGACGCTCCTACTCTGTTACCACCAACGCCGCTACTCACCACGCCGCAACCAAGAGAACCGGAGGGGCGCTGctgaaaaaacccaaactgaTCCGGCCGCCGCCTCTCAGCCCGtctgcacagagctgcaggaacagCTGTAAGATATCCTAA